In Arthrobacter ramosus, one DNA window encodes the following:
- a CDS encoding iron ABC transporter substrate-binding protein, producing the protein MKFGIKPATALASATATLLALSACSGAPSGTASGGSTAGASGEGIVVYNAQHENLTGAWVDAFTKETGIKVTLRNGDDLEMSNQLSEEGKNSPADVFLTENSPAMVRIASAGLVAPVDQATLSQVPAQYRPSTGDWTGIAARSTVLAYNKTKLSADQLPKSLMDLADPSWKGRIGASTGGADFQAIVSAMLALKGEDATQKWLEAAKTNFKSYKDDTPVLAAVNAGEVDAGVLYHYYSFVDQAQTGENSKNVDLHYFKNQDPGAFVSVSGGAVLASSKKQAQAQQFLKFITGKAGQQVLQNGDSFEYTVGSDVPANSKLVPLKDLQAPSVDPAKLNSEKVTELMTKVGLL; encoded by the coding sequence ATGAAATTCGGCATCAAACCCGCTACGGCCCTTGCCTCCGCCACGGCCACGCTGCTGGCACTTTCGGCGTGCAGCGGCGCACCAAGCGGTACCGCAAGCGGTGGTTCCACGGCCGGCGCGTCCGGCGAGGGCATCGTCGTATACAACGCGCAGCATGAAAACCTCACCGGCGCATGGGTGGACGCCTTCACCAAGGAGACGGGAATCAAGGTTACGCTCCGTAATGGTGACGACCTTGAAATGAGCAACCAGCTCAGCGAGGAAGGCAAGAACTCCCCAGCGGACGTCTTCCTCACGGAAAACTCCCCGGCCATGGTCCGCATCGCGAGTGCCGGATTGGTCGCCCCCGTGGACCAGGCAACCCTCAGCCAAGTCCCTGCCCAGTACCGGCCCTCCACCGGCGACTGGACGGGCATCGCGGCCCGCTCCACCGTTCTGGCCTACAACAAGACCAAGCTCAGCGCAGACCAGCTTCCCAAGTCCTTGATGGACCTCGCGGACCCGTCATGGAAGGGACGCATCGGTGCGTCCACGGGCGGAGCTGATTTCCAGGCCATTGTCAGCGCGATGCTTGCGCTCAAGGGAGAGGACGCCACCCAGAAATGGCTCGAGGCGGCCAAAACCAACTTCAAGTCGTACAAGGACGACACCCCGGTACTCGCGGCCGTGAACGCCGGAGAGGTCGACGCGGGAGTCCTGTACCACTACTACTCCTTCGTCGATCAGGCCCAGACCGGAGAAAACAGCAAGAACGTTGACCTCCACTACTTCAAGAACCAGGACCCGGGTGCGTTCGTCAGCGTCTCCGGCGGGGCTGTTCTGGCATCCAGCAAGAAGCAGGCCCAAGCCCAGCAGTTCCTGAAGTTCATCACGGGCAAAGCGGGTCAGCAGGTCCTCCAGAACGGCGACTCCTTTGAATACACGGTTGGCTCCGACGTGCCGGCGAACTCCAAGCTTGTGCCTCTCAAGGACCTCCAGGCACCTTCGGTGGACCCCGCCAAGCTCAACAGCGAGAAGGTCACCGAGCTGATGACCAAGGTCGGGCTTCTCTAG
- a CDS encoding SDR family oxidoreductase, translated as MAVDGDLALNYWRPYDDRVGLERNPDDPESIASECRALGVAVELVPGDLSDPAVPAEVIRAAGTLGPVTGLVMSHCESVDSAILTTDLESWDRHFAVNARATWLLIKAFAEQLREPVVAGDVGGRIVALTSDHTVHNLPYGASKGALDRIVTAAAVELAGRGVRANVVNPGPIDTGWMDDATRRSGIDATPAGRLGTAEDTTDLVRFLFSEQGSWMNGQILYSNGGFKVG; from the coding sequence GTGGCCGTCGACGGGGACCTCGCCCTCAACTATTGGCGGCCGTACGACGATCGCGTCGGACTGGAGCGCAATCCCGACGACCCGGAGTCGATCGCCAGCGAATGCCGCGCGTTGGGAGTCGCCGTCGAACTCGTCCCGGGCGACTTGAGCGATCCAGCGGTACCGGCTGAGGTCATCAGGGCTGCCGGGACCCTTGGGCCGGTGACCGGTTTGGTGATGTCGCACTGCGAATCAGTGGACAGTGCCATCCTGACGACCGACCTTGAGAGTTGGGACCGCCACTTCGCTGTCAACGCCCGCGCGACGTGGCTCCTCATCAAGGCGTTCGCGGAGCAACTACGGGAACCCGTTGTTGCGGGCGACGTCGGCGGCCGGATTGTCGCCTTGACGAGCGATCACACTGTTCACAATCTGCCGTACGGCGCGAGCAAGGGGGCCCTCGACCGCATCGTCACAGCAGCCGCCGTGGAGCTGGCAGGCCGGGGTGTGCGTGCGAATGTGGTGAACCCGGGCCCGATCGATACGGGGTGGATGGACGACGCGACGCGGCGCTCGGGCATTGACGCGACGCCGGCCGGTCGACTCGGCACGGCCGAGGACACGACGGACCTGGTGAGGTTCCTGTTTTCCGAGCAGGGCTCGTGGATGAATGGCCAGATTCTTTACAGCAACGGGGGCTTCAAGGTCGGCTGA
- a CDS encoding response regulator — protein sequence MGLFRRRFEAATPKIHVDILEDHALLRESLASWLEANAATVKVVGRFSSWSELAASLGKLSDVVLLDIILGDRIPLRSKIQAILSTGSQVVVCSSLATPLVIRQAFDAGALAYIPKTAGAEVLTTAVLAAARGEKFVLPELAGVFDVPGPRIRLTPREHEAVTLYLGGSGGTMADVGASLGISADGVKKLLVSVRRKAHNGPEPLSRPALRELLIADGWLLPDQ from the coding sequence GTGGGGCTGTTCCGGCGCCGGTTCGAAGCGGCAACGCCAAAGATCCACGTGGACATCCTCGAAGACCACGCACTGCTCCGGGAGAGTCTTGCTTCCTGGCTTGAGGCCAACGCCGCGACCGTGAAGGTGGTGGGCAGGTTCAGTTCCTGGTCCGAGCTCGCCGCCTCGCTGGGAAAGTTGTCTGACGTTGTCCTGTTGGACATCATCCTTGGTGACCGGATCCCGCTGCGCTCCAAAATCCAGGCCATTCTCTCAACCGGCTCACAAGTGGTGGTCTGCAGTTCCCTCGCGACGCCCCTGGTGATCCGCCAAGCGTTCGACGCCGGCGCCCTGGCCTACATACCCAAGACGGCGGGGGCCGAAGTGCTCACCACAGCCGTTCTCGCCGCGGCGCGCGGCGAGAAGTTCGTCCTGCCCGAGCTTGCCGGCGTCTTTGACGTCCCCGGGCCGCGGATCCGCCTCACCCCACGCGAACACGAAGCCGTCACGCTGTACCTAGGCGGCTCGGGCGGGACAATGGCCGATGTCGGCGCGAGCCTGGGCATCAGCGCCGACGGCGTGAAGAAGCTCCTCGTCTCAGTCCGCCGCAAAGCCCATAACGGACCGGAACCCCTCAGCCGGCCCGCGCTCCGGGAACTGCTGATCGCCGACGGCTGGCTGCTCCCTGATCAGTGA
- a CDS encoding cold-shock protein has product MATGIVKWFNAEKGFGFIAPDDGSADVFAHYSAIASSGYRSLDENQRVQFDVVQGPKGPQAENIQPL; this is encoded by the coding sequence GTGGCAACAGGTATTGTCAAGTGGTTCAACGCCGAAAAGGGTTTCGGCTTCATTGCCCCCGACGACGGTTCGGCGGACGTCTTTGCCCACTACTCGGCGATCGCCTCGAGTGGGTACCGATCACTGGACGAGAATCAGCGGGTCCAGTTCGACGTCGTGCAGGGCCCGAAAGGCCCCCAGGCGGAGAACATCCAGCCTCTTTAA
- a CDS encoding maleate cis-trans isomerase family protein, whose protein sequence is MPSAHRPTRIGMIVPSSNTCLEPQSYRILGDRQDVTIHFTRIPVTRIALDDSSDKQFDSAVMREAAALLATADVDVIAWNGTSGSWLGSAHDEALVREITEATGIPATTSTLAYLEAFKTFGTERIGMFTPYTGDVNQAVIESYAREGIKTVDHRHLDLSNNESFARVTDAEMLPGSLELAASNPDALIYLCTNLYGANITAEVEETTGVPVLDSVAVTLWHCLKLAGAPLLAPKWGRLLAELP, encoded by the coding sequence ATGCCTTCCGCACACCGCCCCACCCGCATCGGCATGATCGTGCCGTCGTCCAACACCTGCCTGGAGCCGCAGAGCTACCGGATCCTGGGTGACCGCCAGGACGTCACCATCCACTTCACGCGGATTCCGGTCACCCGGATTGCGCTGGATGATTCTTCGGACAAACAGTTTGATTCGGCCGTCATGCGGGAGGCCGCCGCATTGCTCGCGACGGCGGACGTGGACGTCATCGCGTGGAACGGAACTTCGGGTTCCTGGCTCGGTTCAGCGCACGACGAAGCCCTGGTCCGGGAAATCACGGAGGCCACCGGGATCCCGGCCACCACCTCCACGTTGGCCTACCTGGAGGCCTTCAAGACGTTCGGCACCGAAAGGATCGGCATGTTCACGCCCTATACAGGGGACGTGAACCAAGCCGTCATTGAGTCATATGCGCGCGAAGGAATCAAGACGGTGGACCACCGTCACCTGGACCTGAGCAACAATGAATCCTTCGCCCGGGTCACGGACGCGGAAATGCTGCCCGGGTCCTTGGAACTTGCCGCCTCGAACCCGGACGCGCTCATTTATTTGTGCACGAACCTTTACGGCGCCAACATCACCGCGGAAGTGGAGGAAACCACCGGAGTACCGGTGCTTGATTCCGTGGCGGTGACGCTGTGGCATTGCCTCAAGCTTGCCGGAGCGCCGTTACTGGCACCCAAGTGGGGCCGGCTGCTTGCAGAACTGCCTTGA
- a CDS encoding amidohydrolase family protein — MTIPDLVIAHGTVVNSRQSTGPARQAAHVVVDDGRITQLIDAAEPVPAASRMIDASGKLVIPGGVDGHCHVAQVTGRFRTLDDYRATSTADLWGGTTTIIDFGIPRDAQESPLDAVLNKKRLAAESRCDVALHGSVICWDETVPWQLEQLAAEGVRSVKMYTTNRGSTMADGDTILKVMREMVRLDGLTYIHAEHDPIIADCTEQHAADGRIGIEHLHSTRPELAEEISVKETLAMAEYTGAPVYFVHQSTPGAVDLVTEARGRGQEAYSETCPHYLTLDDTVYGSDFPEWYACCPPMRSAETVEALKERLAAGAIHTVSSDHSCYDLSQKRERTDDVRFMPHGLPGVETRMPVTFTAMAANSTVEDFVEVFSAGPARINAVPDKGTIAAGFDADLVIFDPAEEREVDGGALHMGTDFSPFEGKTLSGWPAVVVSAGRVVVDDGGFHDPGPVGRFVARNGFAAHRDALSVRKPPSVAATVSA, encoded by the coding sequence GTGACCATTCCCGATCTCGTCATCGCCCACGGCACCGTGGTCAACAGCCGTCAATCCACTGGGCCGGCCCGGCAAGCAGCCCACGTCGTGGTCGACGACGGCCGCATCACCCAGCTCATCGACGCCGCGGAACCGGTCCCCGCCGCCTCCCGCATGATCGACGCGTCCGGCAAGTTGGTCATCCCTGGCGGCGTGGACGGCCATTGCCACGTGGCCCAAGTGACCGGCCGCTTCCGCACCCTGGACGACTACCGCGCCACCTCCACCGCGGACCTGTGGGGCGGCACCACAACCATCATCGATTTCGGTATTCCGCGTGACGCCCAGGAATCCCCGCTGGACGCGGTCCTGAACAAGAAACGATTGGCGGCCGAGTCCCGCTGCGATGTCGCGCTGCACGGCTCAGTGATCTGCTGGGACGAGACCGTGCCCTGGCAGCTGGAGCAGCTCGCCGCCGAGGGCGTCCGTTCGGTGAAGATGTACACCACCAATCGCGGCTCCACCATGGCCGACGGTGACACCATCCTGAAGGTCATGCGCGAAATGGTGCGCCTGGACGGACTCACGTACATCCACGCCGAGCACGATCCCATCATTGCCGACTGCACCGAACAACACGCCGCGGACGGCCGGATCGGCATCGAGCACCTGCATTCCACGCGGCCCGAACTCGCCGAGGAAATCTCCGTCAAAGAGACTCTCGCCATGGCCGAGTACACCGGAGCGCCCGTCTACTTCGTGCACCAGTCGACCCCCGGCGCGGTGGATCTTGTCACTGAGGCCCGCGGGCGCGGCCAGGAAGCCTACTCCGAGACGTGCCCGCACTACTTGACGCTGGATGACACCGTCTACGGCAGCGATTTTCCCGAATGGTATGCGTGCTGCCCGCCCATGCGCAGCGCTGAAACAGTAGAAGCGCTGAAGGAACGCCTCGCAGCCGGAGCCATCCACACCGTGTCCTCGGACCACTCCTGCTACGACCTCTCGCAGAAGCGCGAGCGCACCGACGACGTCCGCTTCATGCCGCACGGATTGCCCGGCGTCGAAACCCGGATGCCCGTGACGTTCACCGCGATGGCGGCCAACAGCACAGTGGAGGACTTCGTCGAGGTCTTCTCGGCCGGTCCGGCGCGGATCAATGCCGTGCCCGACAAGGGCACTATCGCGGCAGGGTTCGACGCCGACCTGGTCATCTTCGATCCCGCCGAGGAACGCGAGGTCGACGGCGGCGCCCTCCACATGGGAACTGACTTCTCGCCTTTCGAAGGGAAGACGCTGAGCGGCTGGCCCGCCGTCGTCGTGTCCGCCGGACGCGTGGTGGTCGACGACGGCGGTTTCCACGATCCCGGACCGGTTGGCCGTTTCGTTGCCCGCAACGGCTTCGCCGCCCACCGCGACGCGCTGTCCGTTCGAAAACCGCCGTCCGTTGCCGCCACCGTTTCTGCTTAG
- a CDS encoding aspartate/glutamate racemase family protein, translated as MKLLVINPNISSDVTALIAAEAHRSAGTDTELIVRTAGHGVEYIETRFEALIAAGAVAEIIAEHCGGDPATDHIDGVVVAAFGDPGMPALKELTDVPVIGITEAALCAAALQGQRFSIIAISDRITAWYRDCVEHFGLGSRLASIRSINQSLNGIGTVQQDFKETLLALSRQAVAEDGADVVILAGAPLAGLARELEGQIPVPVVDGISAGIRMIEAVVALHSGFHRQGAFAPPPVKHRRGLSENLDAALTAIQAAASTSVAANATAAVPAGK; from the coding sequence ATGAAATTGCTAGTCATCAATCCCAACATCAGCTCCGATGTCACTGCGTTGATCGCCGCCGAAGCGCACCGCTCCGCGGGGACTGACACCGAGCTGATCGTCCGGACCGCAGGACATGGCGTCGAATACATCGAGACCCGTTTTGAAGCCCTCATCGCAGCCGGCGCGGTCGCCGAAATCATCGCCGAGCACTGCGGCGGAGATCCGGCAACGGACCACATAGACGGCGTCGTGGTGGCAGCATTCGGCGACCCCGGAATGCCTGCGCTCAAGGAACTCACGGACGTGCCGGTCATCGGCATCACGGAGGCCGCCCTCTGCGCCGCGGCCCTGCAGGGCCAACGCTTCTCCATCATCGCCATTTCGGACCGCATCACCGCTTGGTACCGGGACTGCGTGGAGCATTTCGGACTTGGCAGCCGTCTTGCCTCGATCCGGTCCATCAACCAAAGCCTCAACGGCATCGGCACCGTGCAACAGGATTTCAAGGAAACCCTCCTGGCACTAAGCCGGCAGGCCGTCGCGGAGGACGGCGCCGACGTCGTCATCCTCGCAGGTGCCCCGCTTGCCGGACTCGCGCGCGAGCTCGAAGGACAGATCCCCGTGCCCGTGGTGGACGGAATCTCCGCCGGGATCCGCATGATCGAAGCGGTCGTGGCGCTGCATTCCGGTTTCCACCGCCAAGGCGCTTTTGCCCCGCCGCCCGTCAAGCACCGCCGGGGGTTGTCCGAAAACCTCGACGCCGCCCTGACCGCTATCCAGGCCGCCGCCAGCACTTCCGTTGCTGCCAACGCGACTGCCGCCGTCCCAGCCGGAAAGTAG
- a CDS encoding GntR family transcriptional regulator — protein sequence MLIADETPTTDRPLRESVRDAIRSRIFEGHYAPGTRLVERDLAAEFNVSRLPIREALRMLRQEGLIQDRASRGSEVAGLSPKDVEDLFDVRQSLEVLACRLAAARATDKDLKHLAGLLHEADRFLAKGSILEAHRANSEFHDAITAIANNDFLRTALEPLQGRMHWLFRHVDDLPELIQEHRDLYAAIASGDPERAATQSASHIGKYREQFPQDAPATELTLQGKRT from the coding sequence ATGCTGATTGCAGATGAAACCCCCACCACGGACCGCCCCCTCCGGGAATCCGTGCGGGACGCCATCCGTTCGCGAATCTTCGAGGGTCATTACGCGCCCGGCACCCGGCTGGTGGAGCGGGACCTCGCCGCCGAATTCAACGTGTCGCGACTCCCCATCCGCGAAGCCCTCCGCATGCTGCGGCAGGAAGGCCTCATCCAGGACCGCGCCTCCCGCGGTTCCGAAGTGGCAGGATTGAGCCCCAAAGACGTCGAGGACCTCTTCGACGTCCGTCAGTCGCTCGAAGTCCTGGCATGCCGCCTGGCAGCGGCCCGCGCCACCGACAAAGACCTCAAGCACTTGGCCGGACTCCTCCATGAGGCCGATCGCTTCCTCGCGAAAGGCTCAATCCTCGAGGCCCACCGCGCCAACAGCGAATTCCACGATGCCATCACGGCCATCGCCAACAACGATTTTCTGCGCACCGCGCTGGAACCGCTCCAAGGCCGCATGCACTGGCTCTTCCGCCACGTTGACGACCTGCCCGAACTGATCCAGGAACACCGCGATCTCTACGCCGCCATCGCCAGCGGCGATCCCGAGCGGGCCGCAACCCAATCGGCGTCGCACATTGGAAAGTACCGCGAGCAGTTCCCTCAGGACGCGCCCGCCACCGAACTCACGTTGCAAGGCAAACGAACATGA
- a CDS encoding MFS transporter, which produces MSLQNTETEAHAFEGKAEEKAGKDGVQRRTGVRWRLFVLLLILVAVNYIDRGSISVALPIIQKEFNLAPELVGLLLSAFFWTYALMQIPVGLLIDKFGPRKVVTASCIGWGAATAASGLAGGFLSMFIARLGIGVAEAGVMPAGGKLNAIWMHKKERGRGATILDAGAPLGAGLGGILITWLIASTGSWRYSFIIAGAATVLMGLAVWWYVRDNPRNHKRVNDAEASYIEASHAEEDAEAKKDGVKGKRALLPYLKFRSFWAMCFGWLGFNGVFYGLLTWGPLYLAQAKHFNLNTIGWSTFVIFGAGFVGEILGGTIADKWRAAGASANKVMRTLLGISSIVVIGGLVGVTIVADPTTAVVLLSVVMFFLRWVGLFWSIPSILGGRTNSGVLGGAMNFSGNISGFVTPIVVGLIVGATGSYTWALLYFVGSAIIMGVSVLTLDYGKRLPV; this is translated from the coding sequence GTGTCTCTCCAAAACACCGAAACAGAAGCGCATGCCTTCGAAGGAAAAGCAGAAGAAAAAGCCGGCAAGGACGGCGTGCAGCGACGCACGGGTGTCCGTTGGAGGCTCTTCGTCCTACTGCTGATCCTGGTAGCCGTCAACTACATCGACCGCGGCTCCATCTCCGTGGCATTGCCCATCATCCAGAAAGAATTCAACCTCGCGCCGGAGCTCGTCGGGCTCCTGCTTTCCGCATTCTTCTGGACCTATGCCCTCATGCAGATCCCCGTCGGCTTGCTCATCGACAAGTTCGGCCCCCGCAAGGTCGTCACGGCGTCGTGCATCGGCTGGGGTGCCGCAACGGCCGCATCCGGCCTGGCCGGCGGCTTCCTCAGCATGTTCATCGCGCGCCTGGGTATCGGCGTCGCCGAGGCCGGAGTCATGCCGGCCGGCGGCAAGCTCAACGCCATCTGGATGCACAAGAAGGAGCGCGGCCGCGGCGCCACGATCCTTGATGCAGGCGCCCCGCTCGGCGCCGGCCTGGGCGGCATCCTCATCACCTGGCTCATCGCCTCAACAGGCAGCTGGCGCTACTCGTTCATCATCGCCGGCGCCGCCACCGTCCTCATGGGCCTGGCCGTCTGGTGGTACGTCCGCGACAATCCCCGCAACCACAAGCGAGTCAACGACGCCGAGGCCAGCTACATCGAGGCCTCCCACGCCGAGGAAGACGCCGAGGCCAAGAAGGACGGCGTCAAGGGCAAGCGCGCTCTCCTCCCCTACCTGAAATTCCGTTCCTTCTGGGCCATGTGCTTCGGCTGGCTTGGCTTCAACGGCGTGTTCTACGGCCTGCTGACCTGGGGCCCGCTGTACCTGGCCCAGGCCAAGCACTTCAACCTGAACACCATCGGCTGGTCCACCTTCGTGATCTTCGGCGCCGGTTTTGTCGGCGAAATCCTGGGCGGCACCATCGCGGACAAATGGCGTGCAGCCGGCGCGTCGGCAAACAAGGTCATGCGCACCCTGCTGGGCATCTCCAGCATCGTGGTGATTGGCGGCCTGGTAGGCGTCACCATCGTGGCAGACCCGACGACGGCGGTTGTCCTGCTGTCCGTGGTCATGTTCTTCCTCCGCTGGGTTGGCCTGTTCTGGAGCATCCCCTCCATTCTTGGCGGGCGCACCAACTCGGGCGTCCTGGGCGGCGCCATGAACTTCAGCGGCAACATCTCAGGCTTCGTCACCCCGATTGTGGTAGGTCTGATTGTCGGGGCCACAGGCTCCTACACCTGGGCCCTCCTATACTTTGTCGGATCCGCGATCATCATGGGCGTATCCGTGCTGACGCTGGACTACGGCAAACGACTTCCGGTCTAA
- a CDS encoding proline dehydrogenase family protein yields the protein MTTKIDLERAADTLRAWALDEGLKQRVMSTPALATMASRVARRYSAGDTAADAIEVAAAAVARGHAASIEYAGESVRDADLARSEAGVFLEVGAALGKTGLPSTISFDLSHLGALVDRDLALNHVRRLAAITEPYGTGLMISAEGSDRTDLVLDLYDELAVEVPRVGITLQARLHRTPGDLERVLRHPGTVRLVKGAFLEPESVAYPRNSVELTAAYLDLASKLIRSGHPLSLATHDDELVNTLITRHGEALKTDAIEFEMLLGLGTDLLDRLQRDGYRTREYVIFGGEWWLYVLNRIAEHPDRALTALADLNPS from the coding sequence GTGACTACCAAGATTGATCTCGAGCGTGCTGCCGATACCCTCCGGGCGTGGGCATTGGATGAAGGCCTGAAGCAACGTGTCATGTCCACACCGGCCTTGGCGACAATGGCTTCGCGCGTGGCAAGGCGATACTCGGCCGGGGACACTGCCGCCGACGCCATCGAGGTAGCCGCAGCGGCGGTAGCCCGCGGGCATGCCGCCAGTATCGAATACGCCGGCGAGAGCGTGCGCGACGCCGACCTGGCACGCTCGGAAGCCGGGGTGTTCCTCGAGGTGGGCGCTGCACTCGGGAAGACCGGCCTGCCGAGCACGATCTCTTTCGACCTCTCCCACCTCGGCGCTCTCGTGGACCGCGATCTGGCGCTCAACCACGTACGCCGGCTTGCCGCGATAACTGAACCGTACGGGACGGGACTTATGATCTCGGCCGAAGGTTCCGATCGGACCGATCTGGTCCTCGACCTGTACGACGAACTCGCTGTCGAAGTCCCCCGCGTCGGCATCACACTCCAAGCCCGCCTGCACCGCACCCCGGGAGACCTCGAACGGGTCCTCCGCCACCCGGGTACCGTTCGCTTAGTCAAAGGCGCGTTCCTCGAACCCGAGTCCGTCGCCTACCCCCGCAACAGCGTCGAACTGACTGCTGCCTACCTCGATCTGGCAAGCAAGCTCATCCGCTCCGGCCACCCGCTTTCCCTCGCGACGCACGACGACGAGCTCGTCAACACGCTCATCACCAGGCACGGCGAGGCGCTGAAGACCGACGCGATCGAATTCGAGATGCTCCTCGGACTGGGGACCGATCTTCTCGACCGGCTCCAAAGGGACGGCTACCGGACGCGCGAGTACGTCATCTTCGGTGGCGAGTGGTGGTTGTACGTCCTCAACCGCATCGCGGAACATCCGGACCGGGCGCTGACGGCTCTCGCCGACCTCAACCCGAGCTAA
- a CDS encoding ACT domain-containing protein, translating into MKPNKRTSATAELSCEVCGQMPEAPKARVTVAQIAVMLPIELLVHAAVVETQLPYLAKVLLLTVTATVLVIWVAEPSAARILRRWIHAPALRHRRKLHSAPALWRARTVLRDQPGSLQRITQSLARTDINILSIHVHPMDGAVMDEFVLSAPGHLGEQELLTALDDGGGRDSHVWPTTALAMADGQTKALSLAARIADNPHELPLAVAELLSAKIVTPEPEGPAVEAGAAVGPSTTLLKIPTAWHGPLLFSRPGEPFTPAESARAHRLAELAEILAHTRRGTRS; encoded by the coding sequence ATGAAGCCGAACAAGAGGACTTCCGCTACAGCCGAGCTCTCCTGCGAAGTATGCGGCCAGATGCCCGAGGCTCCGAAGGCCCGGGTCACCGTGGCCCAAATCGCCGTGATGCTGCCCATCGAACTCCTTGTCCACGCCGCGGTGGTTGAAACGCAACTGCCTTACCTGGCCAAGGTGCTCCTCCTGACCGTCACCGCAACGGTCCTGGTCATTTGGGTCGCCGAGCCCTCCGCGGCCAGGATTCTGCGGCGCTGGATCCACGCACCTGCCCTCCGCCACCGCAGGAAGCTCCATTCGGCCCCGGCCCTTTGGCGGGCGAGGACCGTGCTCCGCGACCAGCCGGGTTCCCTCCAACGCATCACCCAATCCCTGGCGCGGACCGACATCAACATCCTCAGCATCCATGTCCACCCCATGGATGGAGCCGTCATGGACGAATTCGTACTTTCCGCTCCGGGCCACCTCGGCGAGCAGGAGCTACTGACAGCGCTCGACGACGGCGGCGGCCGGGATTCGCACGTTTGGCCTACCACTGCACTCGCCATGGCGGACGGCCAGACCAAGGCCCTGAGCCTGGCTGCCCGGATCGCCGACAACCCGCACGAACTGCCGCTGGCGGTTGCGGAACTCCTTTCGGCGAAAATCGTCACCCCGGAACCGGAAGGTCCGGCTGTCGAGGCGGGCGCCGCCGTCGGGCCCTCCACGACGCTCCTCAAGATTCCCACCGCCTGGCACGGGCCGCTCCTGTTCTCCCGGCCGGGCGAGCCGTTCACGCCGGCGGAATCAGCACGTGCACACCGGCTCGCCGAGCTTGCGGAAATCCTGGCGCACACCCGAAGGGGTACCCGATCCTGA
- the mscL gene encoding large conductance mechanosensitive channel protein MscL produces the protein MLKGFKDFVLRGNIIELSIAVVIGTAFTALVAAFTTNIINPIIAAAGGVNAQGLGFSIWPDNAKTFVNFGAVITAFVTFLITAAVVYFIFVAPMNKINELTKRRASIEEPEDEPLPADTALLVEIRDLLTDLAAANKSDENAR, from the coding sequence ATGCTCAAAGGTTTCAAGGACTTCGTTCTTCGCGGCAACATCATCGAGCTGTCCATCGCAGTCGTCATCGGCACCGCGTTCACGGCCCTGGTCGCAGCCTTCACCACCAACATCATCAACCCGATCATCGCCGCGGCCGGGGGAGTCAACGCACAGGGACTGGGCTTCTCCATTTGGCCGGACAACGCGAAGACCTTCGTCAACTTCGGCGCCGTCATCACCGCGTTCGTGACCTTCCTGATCACGGCCGCCGTGGTGTACTTCATCTTCGTTGCGCCCATGAACAAGATCAACGAACTGACCAAGCGCCGTGCCTCCATCGAAGAACCCGAGGACGAACCGCTGCCGGCTGACACCGCCCTGCTTGTTGAGATCCGCGACCTCCTGACCGATCTCGCCGCCGCCAACAAGAGCGACGAAAACGCCCGCTAG